A single genomic interval of Arthrobacter globiformis harbors:
- a CDS encoding LytR/AlgR family response regulator transcription factor, which produces MINVLVADDELPAVEELAFLLGRDERIGTILRASSGAEALRVLEAEAVDAVFLDIHMPAVSGLDIARAISRSSRPPAVVFVTADEECALEAFELAAVDYLLKPVRAKRLARSVGRISELIRDGGATPEMITVDQGGTTRMIRRDDVTYVQAQGDYARLHTADASYLIRVPLADLEQQWADAGFIRTHRSYLVALAHVSHLKLAAVRPSVSVEDAELPISRRHLPAVREKLEATRIRPQA; this is translated from the coding sequence ATGATTAACGTTCTCGTCGCCGACGACGAACTCCCGGCAGTTGAGGAGCTTGCCTTCCTCCTGGGCCGCGACGAGAGGATCGGCACCATCCTGCGCGCCTCCTCCGGCGCCGAGGCGCTGCGTGTCCTCGAAGCCGAGGCCGTGGACGCCGTCTTCCTGGACATTCACATGCCGGCGGTGTCCGGCCTGGACATCGCCCGGGCCATTTCCCGCAGCAGCCGGCCGCCCGCCGTCGTTTTCGTGACAGCCGACGAGGAGTGCGCGCTGGAGGCATTCGAGCTTGCGGCCGTCGACTATCTCCTGAAGCCCGTTCGGGCCAAGCGGTTGGCCCGCTCCGTGGGCCGGATCAGTGAACTGATCCGCGATGGCGGTGCCACGCCGGAGATGATTACCGTGGACCAGGGCGGCACCACCAGGATGATCCGGCGCGACGACGTCACGTACGTCCAGGCGCAGGGTGACTATGCCCGCCTCCACACCGCCGATGCCAGCTACCTGATCCGGGTTCCCCTCGCCGACCTGGAACAGCAGTGGGCGGACGCGGGCTTCATCCGCACCCACCGGTCCTATCTGGTGGCCCTCGCCCACGTCTCCCACCTCAAGCTCGCCGCGGTCCGCCCCAGCGTCTCCGTCGAGGACGCCGAACTGCCGATCAGCCGGCGGCACCTGCCGGCCGTCCGCGAGAAACTTGAGGCAACCAGGATCCGGCCGCAGGCATGA